From the Candidatus Cloacimonadota bacterium genome, the window GGTCTAATACTTATGGAGGAGTTGGAGGTGAGTATTCATACTGCGTTCAGCAAACATCGGATAACGGATATATTATGTCCGGTTATACTGATTCTTACGGAGCAGGAAATTACGATTTCTGGCTGGTGAAAACAGATATAAGCGGTAATGAAGAATGGAACCAGACTTACGGAGGAACCAGTTCGGATAAAGCTCGTTGGGTAATAGAAGCAAATAACGGTTTTTTTGTCATTGGTTATACTGACCCTTCAGCAACTTATGTTTATGATCTGTTTTTAGTGAAAGCAGATGCATCCGGAAATGAAGAATGGACTAAAACGATCGGAGATGGAGGAAGTGACTACGGATATTGTATAGATCAGACAACAGATCAGGGATTTTTTATTTCCGGATATACAAATTCTTTTGGAGCGGGAGGTTATGATTTCTGGCAGATCAAACTGGATTCGGAATTTGAAGTTGACTTTTCCGCATCTCCAACTTATGGATATTATCCTGGATTGGAAGTGCAATTTACGGATGAATCATTAGGAAACGATTTATGTTGGTTCTGGGATTTTCAAAATGACGGAACTTATGACTCTTTTGAACAAAATCCTCAATTCACATATACAGAAGTTGGAACTTATGATGTGAAATTGAAGATCACAAGTAATACAAAAGTCGATTCATTAATAAAAAATGACTATATTGAAGTAGTCTATGTTCCTCCTGCACCTCCGACAAATGTGCAATTGACCATGTCCGGTGATGATGCTGTTATAACCTGGTCTGAAGTAGACACGACAATGGCAGGGACTCCCATCACAGTTGATTATTATGTTATCCGATATTCGGAAGATAGTTTGGAAGAATCGCTTTTCTATTATCTCTGGTCAACGGTTGATACTACTTTTACTCACGAAAGAGTCGGTATGTTCAGCGAACAGATGCTTTATCTTGTCGAATCCTTCATCGGAACAAGAGAAGAATTAGAAACATATATTGAGATGAATCCGGTTATAAATGAACAACGGAAAGTGTTCCACAAACATTAAGTTATCAAATTTGCCATCCGCCAGCTTCCGGATGGCAAATTTCTATCCGATATGAGAAAATATACAATCATTTTTTTATCAGTTTTTTTTACCTTTGTTCTTTATTCAGATACATCTATCATCGATAGTCTTAAAAACAAGATCAAAATAACAACCGGTAAAGAGCAAATTCATCTTTTAAATGAATTGGGAAAGGCCTATTGGGGAATCGATCCTGAAAAAACATTCGAATATTCAAATCAAGCCCTGAAATTGTCTAAACAGGATAATTATCCAAAAGGAATTGCTCAATCTCTGAACAATATCGGAGTAGGTCATTATTTCCTTGGTGAATATGACGCAGCTTTGGATTTATTTCTGCAATCTTTGACCTTAAGGGAAAATATTGGAGATAAAAAGGATATCGTATCTTCATATAACAATATCGGAATCATTTACGATGATCTGAGCGATTATGAGAAAGCTCTCGAGTATTATCAAAAGGCATTGAAATTATATGAAGAACTGGAGGATAAAAAAGGAATCGCTGATGCTCTCCATAATATCGGTGTATCATATCGAAGCTTAAGCAGGTTTAATAAATCCCTCGAATGCTATCTGCGAGCTTTAAAAATTTATGAAGAAATAGAAGATAAAAACGGGATCTCAAGTGCGCTTGGAAACATCGGAATAATTTATAACGATCTTAGTTATTATGATAAATCTTTGGAGTATCATCTGGCTTGTCTTAAAGCCAATGAAGAATTAAATGATAAAACGGGAATTGCTCTTTCCATGAAAAATATCGGGATCGTCTATAAAAATCTCGGTAATTATAAGAAAGCAATCGAATATTATCAACAATCTATGGAAGTTGAAGAAAAACTTGGTGATAAAAGTGGTGTTGCCAGTTCATTAAATAATATGGGTATTATTTATGATGATCTGAAGGAATTCGAGCTGGCGTTGGAGTATTATTTACGATCCGATAGTTTATATGAAGAGATTGGTGATAAAAGTGGTGTTGCAAAAACTATTAACAACATCGGAGTTGTTTATGAACACCTGGAAGATTATGATAATGCTTTGAAATATCATCAGAAATCTCTTGTATTTTTTCAGGAATCAAAGCATAAGAAAGGTATCGCAGCTTCCCTTAAGAATATGGGTTCCGTGTATCTGAAAATGAATCAATATGATCAGGCACTTGAATCCTTTGAACAAAGTCTTGAGATCGTAAACGAAATACAAATAAGAGACTTGATGATCGAAATCTATGAAGGGCTTTCCGATCTTTATTCTGCCCAAAATAATTTTAGAAAAGCATTAGCTTATTATAAGTTGTATTCAGCTGTTAAGGATAGTATTTTTACCAAAGAAATCATTGAAAGAGTTGCCGGAATGGAAACTTCTTTTGAAGTCAGGAATCTTATTCATGAACATGAAAAAGAAATTGAACTTCTGCAGAAGAATAATGAAATATATCGGTTAGCTGCGGAAAAACAAAAGCTGGTAAAATGGCGACTATATTCGATTTTGCTGGTTTTTTTAGCTGCTGTTTTTATAATTTATTATCGTTATACGCTAAAAAATAAAACTGCCCGACAACTGAAAGAAGTTGTCGAAGAGCGGACAAAAGATCTGAAAAAAACAAACGATGACCTGCTCAAAGAAATTTCCGAAAGAAAACATTTGGAAACTCAATTAAGAATTACTGAAAGATTAGCCGGAATTGGAGAGCTTGCAGCCGGAGTTGCGCATGAGATCAGGAATCCGATTGCCATCATAAAATCAACAGCTCAATATTGTCAGACAAATTATAAGAATCTAAGCGAAGAAAAAATAAATAAAATGATGGATATCTTTACCGAAACATCAGATCGGATCAGCAAAACAGTCAAAGACCTGGTTGAATTTGCCAAACCCAAACGGGATTCCTTTAAAAAAGGTGATATTATCACAATATTGAACAAAATTATATCATCTTTTGAAAGTAAATTTCTATCTCATCACATTATTGTAAAAAAGGATTTTGCGGAAGATCTGCCATTAGTTTTGCTGGATGAAGATCAAATGTACGGTGCTTTGTTAAACCTGATTTTAAATGCCGTAGATGCTATGCAGAATGGTGGAACTTTAACTTTGTCTGCAGAGAAATGCAAAGAGAATTTGATTATAAAAATTTCTGATACCGGAGTTGGGATCTCAAAAGAAAATCTGAAAAAAATATTTAATCCTTTTTTTACGACAAAGAAAAAAGGAACCGGACTCGGCTTAAGTCTCGTCCATCAGGTTATGGATTATCATCAAAGCCAAATAGAAATTGTAAGTGAAATCGGGAAAGGTTCTGATGTTATTCTAAAAATTCCGATTCAATATAGATAATTTATTGCATTTTATCTTCTGGGGGAAATTTGGAAAATATTTTAATAGTTGATGATGAAGAAAATATGAGATTCATTCTTTCTGAATTACTGGAAACCACCGGTTACAAAACATATCAAGCAGAAAGTGGGACTCAAGCCTTGGAGTTGTCCCAAAAAATTAAACCGCACCTGGTTTTGCTGGATTATAAACTTCCTGATATCGATGGGATGAAAGTCCTTGAAAAACTACAACAGATCGACAGTTCAATAATCGTTATTATGATTACTGCTTATGGTGATATTAAGAAAGCCGTAACTTCAATGAAGCTTGGGGCTTATGATTATCTGACGAAACCTTTTAATAATGCTGATATTCTCCATTTAGTAAAAAAAGCTCTTAATACATCTTTCCTGGAGAAGAAAGTCAAATCTTACCATGAACAGATTTCCAAAGACACGAAACTTCAGGAAATGATGGGTCAAAGTGCAGAGATAAAAAAGGTTTTAAGTCAGGTAGAACTTGTTGCAGAGAGCGATATAACAGTTTTTTTGGAAGGTGAAACCGGAACCGGTAAAGATTTGATTGCCAGAATGATACACGAGAGAAGTCCTCGAAAAGACAAACCTTTTGTTGCTGTCGATTGTGGAGCTATTCCGGATACTTTGTTCGAGAGTGAAATGTTCGGGCATGAAAAAGGAGCATTTACAG encodes:
- a CDS encoding PKD domain-containing protein, encoding TFGGTENDFGRSVIQTSDGGYLIGGITGSFGAGSNDIWLIKTDEFGIEDWNQTYGYSGEDNCYSVHQTVDDGYIIGGYTNSIGAGNNDFWLIKTDSSGNETWSNTYGGVGGEYSYCVQQTSDNGYIMSGYTDSYGAGNYDFWLVKTDISGNEEWNQTYGGTSSDKARWVIEANNGFFVIGYTDPSATYVYDLFLVKADASGNEEWTKTIGDGGSDYGYCIDQTTDQGFFISGYTNSFGAGGYDFWQIKLDSEFEVDFSASPTYGYYPGLEVQFTDESLGNDLCWFWDFQNDGTYDSFEQNPQFTYTEVGTYDVKLKITSNTKVDSLIKNDYIEVVYVPPAPPTNVQLTMSGDDAVITWSEVDTTMAGTPITVDYYVIRYSEDSLEESLFYYLWSTVDTTFTHERVGMFSEQMLYLVESFIGTREELETYIEMNPVINEQRKVFHKH
- a CDS encoding tetratricopeptide repeat protein, whose translation is MRKYTIIFLSVFFTFVLYSDTSIIDSLKNKIKITTGKEQIHLLNELGKAYWGIDPEKTFEYSNQALKLSKQDNYPKGIAQSLNNIGVGHYFLGEYDAALDLFLQSLTLRENIGDKKDIVSSYNNIGIIYDDLSDYEKALEYYQKALKLYEELEDKKGIADALHNIGVSYRSLSRFNKSLECYLRALKIYEEIEDKNGISSALGNIGIIYNDLSYYDKSLEYHLACLKANEELNDKTGIALSMKNIGIVYKNLGNYKKAIEYYQQSMEVEEKLGDKSGVASSLNNMGIIYDDLKEFELALEYYLRSDSLYEEIGDKSGVAKTINNIGVVYEHLEDYDNALKYHQKSLVFFQESKHKKGIAASLKNMGSVYLKMNQYDQALESFEQSLEIVNEIQIRDLMIEIYEGLSDLYSAQNNFRKALAYYKLYSAVKDSIFTKEIIERVAGMETSFEVRNLIHEHEKEIELLQKNNEIYRLAAEKQKLVKWRLYSILLVFLAAVFIIYYRYTLKNKTARQLKEVVEERTKDLKKTNDDLLKEISERKHLETQLRITERLAGIGELAAGVAHEIRNPIAIIKSTAQYCQTNYKNLSEEKINKMMDIFTETSDRISKTVKDLVEFAKPKRDSFKKGDIITILNKIISSFESKFLSHHIIVKKDFAEDLPLVLLDEDQMYGALLNLILNAVDAMQNGGTLTLSAEKCKENLIIKISDTGVGISKENLKKIFNPFFTTKKKGTGLGLSLVHQVMDYHQSQIEIVSEIGKGSDVILKIPIQYR